The uncultured Celeribacter sp. genome includes the window AAGCGATACTGATCGTTGAAGGCGTTCACTTCGTTGAGATCCGTGTTGACGACATCGCCGTCGAAATAGGTCGAAAAGGTCGCGCTGGTGCAGTTCTCATGGTCATCGTCACAGCCGTAGAAGAACAGCGAATACCGGTCGCCAGAGATCCGGCCGTTGAACATCGGATCACCTTCGCCGTCAGTATCTGCGGTGACACTTCCGTACCCCGACAGGATATTTTCGATTGCACCCATGCTGTTGCCGTTGATCAGAGGAGTTTGCTGGGCAAAAGCCGGGGTGCCCAGGGTGAGTGCTGCACAGCTTAGAAACGCGGCGGTGGAGAGACGGGTAAACATGGATATTGGACCTCACGAAAATTTTGGTTCGGGGAATCTTTAATCAAATAATCGTCGGAAAGAAAACGGATGATCGTGAAAATTTCGTAACGCCTCGGGTGTGGGAGCTGAGGTGCAAGTCATGATTTTTAGGTGTGATCGGTCGCCGGGAAGGTATCCGTTGGAAAAGTCCTTTGGCCCATCTTCTGGAACCGGCAAAAGAACACTCTTCACTCTTGCCCCTTAACCTCATGGAAAAATGTGCCTTTCACGTCAAGTTGCCAAGGTCTAGCTTTCTGCGCTTTGTTGTGGCGCAGCTCGTTTTACGCGGCCTTCATATATCCGTCAGATAAGTTTTACATTTATCGGTCATTTACGTGGCGATCCCGCTGTCCGTGCGCGCTGTTCTTATGCAGTCGGCGGCAGGGGCTGAAATTATGACTGCCAATCTAGCAAAGAGGCCAGATATGACCAAACAAGACATTACTGATCTGTCGTGGGACGATTTCGACGAACTTCGCGACCCGCGGTCGGATGAAAATGGATTTGACGCCGTCGTGGAACGCGCCGTTTCCCGCCGTGGTTTCCTTGGCGGCGCGCTCGCCTTTGGGTCCGGTGCACTGGCAATGGGTGCTGGCCTGATGTCTTCGACCACGGCCGCGCGTGCTGAAGGCGCCGCTTTCAAATTCAAGCCGATCCCGATTGGCACCGATTTCGATATCCATGTGCCGGAAGGCTACCAGTGGAAAGTGCTCGTGCGCTGGGGCGACGCGCTGTTCTCTGATGCGGCATCTGCCTATTCGCCGGTTGCCGGCGTTGACGTGTCCAAATCCGACCGCGTTTTCGGTGAAAACACCGACGGTATGGAAATGTTCACCGATGGCGATCACGAGATCATCACCGTGAACTCCGAATATGTGAACCCGAAAATCAACCTGCCGGAAGCCTCCGCAGGCATGCCGCAGAACGCCGATGAGGTGACGCTGCTGAAAAACATGCAGGGTGTTACGGTCATGGAAGTGACCGACAAGGGCAACGGTTATGAGGTTGTCGTGGACAGCCCCTATAACCGCCGCATCACCCATGAAACTCAGATGACTATGGATGGTCCGGCAGCAGGTGCCGCTCTGGTTCAGACCAATGCCGATCCGGAAGGCATGTCGCCCAAAGGCACCATGAACAACTGTGGGTCGGGCAAGACGCTCTGGGGCACCTACCTGACCTGTGAAGAGAACTTCAACGGCTACTTCGGCGCCACCGGCGATTATGAGGTGACCGAAGGTCTGAAGCGCTACGGCATCGGCGGTGAAGGCCGTTATGCCTATGAGAAATTCGATGAGCGCTACGACCTGACCAAAGAACCGAACGAACCGCATCGTCACGGCTGGGTCACCGAGATCAATCCGCTTGATCCGGAAAGCACCCCGGTGAAACACACCGCACTGGGCCGCTTCAAACACGAAAACGCCGAGATGGTGCAGGCCAAAGATGGCCGTGTGGTTGTCTACAT containing:
- a CDS encoding YbjN domain-containing protein, encoding MFTRLSTAAFLSCAALTLGTPAFAQQTPLINGNSMGAIENILSGYGSVTADTDGEGDPMFNGRISGDRYSLFFYGCDDDHENCTSATFSTYFDGDVVNTDLNEVNAFNDQYRFGKAAIDSDGDLSVDYSISFFGGLTEKNFDDLVDWWRIALSDIHDHFSF
- a CDS encoding PhoX family phosphatase, which encodes MTKQDITDLSWDDFDELRDPRSDENGFDAVVERAVSRRGFLGGALAFGSGALAMGAGLMSSTTAARAEGAAFKFKPIPIGTDFDIHVPEGYQWKVLVRWGDALFSDAASAYSPVAGVDVSKSDRVFGENTDGMEMFTDGDHEIITVNSEYVNPKINLPEASAGMPQNADEVTLLKNMQGVTVMEVTDKGNGYEVVVDSPYNRRITHETQMTMDGPAAGAALVQTNADPEGMSPKGTMNNCGSGKTLWGTYLTCEENFNGYFGATGDYEVTEGLKRYGIGGEGRYAYEKFDERYDLTKEPNEPHRHGWVTEINPLDPESTPVKHTALGRFKHENAEMVQAKDGRVVVYMGDDERGEFMYKFVSNGTYTEGGSTEGLLSDGTLYVAKFNDDLTGEWLALTPETTGMSMEELLVFSRIAGSKVGATTMDRPEWIAANPLKCEAYCALTNNKNRGVKPNAGGDETPVGGPNPRETNNFGQIVRWKPAGEDHGADTFAWDLYVMAGNPTVYDNAYGGSDNVTEGNMFNSPDGMAFSSDGFLWIQTDGDDSNEGEFAGQGNNQMLIGNTETGEIGRFLTAPNGAEVTGLCWSADKKVAFVGIQHPGGSWPDGAGKPRSSIVAVWREDGALIG